One genomic segment of Intestinimonas butyriciproducens includes these proteins:
- the lepA gene encoding translation elongation factor 4, which translates to MTEQNKIRNFSIIAHIDHGKSTLSDRLIELCDAVPEREMESQLLDNMDLERERGITIKARAVRLLYKADDGETYELNLIDTPGHVDFNYEVSRSLAACEGAILVVDAAQGIEAQTLANTYLALEHDLEILPVVNKIDLPAAEPQKVKEEIETVIGIPAQDAPEISAKMGLNIPAVLEDIVAHVPAPKGDPGAPLRALIFDSQYDPYRGVIVYFRVMEGTLRTGMPVKMMASGARYEVLECGHLLPIGMEPCKELIAGEVGYFTASIKDVKDTRVGDTITGAERPAAEALPGYRPARPMVYCGIYTEDGSKYPDLRDALEKLQLNDAALSFEPESSAALGFGFRCGFLGMLHMEIIQERLEREFDLDLITTLPSVIYEITRTDGEVVHVDNPHNYPDPALIVEAREPYAKVTILTPPEFVGNIMPMCQERRAEFKDMQYLDTNLVELHYSMPLNEIIYDFFDTLKARTKGYASLDYEVDQYQPSELVKVDLLLNGDQVDALSFIAHKDKAYGRARRLCEKLKENIPRQLFEVPVQAAIGGKVIARETVKAMRKDVLAKCYGGDITRKKKLLEKQKEGKKRMRSLGTVQIPTEAFMAVLKLDEE; encoded by the coding sequence ATGACAGAACAGAACAAAATTCGCAACTTTTCTATCATTGCACACATCGACCACGGAAAATCCACGCTGTCGGACCGGCTCATCGAGCTGTGCGACGCGGTGCCTGAGCGGGAGATGGAGAGCCAGCTCCTGGACAACATGGACCTGGAGCGGGAACGCGGCATCACCATCAAGGCCCGGGCGGTGCGTCTCCTCTACAAGGCAGACGACGGCGAAACCTATGAGCTCAATCTCATCGACACGCCGGGCCATGTGGACTTCAACTATGAGGTCTCCCGCTCTCTGGCCGCCTGTGAAGGGGCCATCCTGGTGGTGGACGCCGCCCAGGGCATTGAGGCGCAGACCCTGGCCAACACCTACCTGGCCCTGGAGCACGATCTGGAGATCCTGCCCGTGGTCAACAAAATAGACCTCCCCGCCGCCGAGCCCCAGAAGGTGAAGGAGGAGATCGAGACCGTCATCGGCATCCCGGCCCAGGACGCCCCGGAGATTTCCGCCAAGATGGGCCTCAACATTCCGGCTGTGTTGGAGGATATCGTGGCCCATGTCCCCGCCCCCAAGGGCGACCCCGGGGCCCCTCTGCGTGCCCTCATCTTCGACAGCCAGTACGACCCTTACCGGGGCGTCATCGTCTACTTCCGGGTCATGGAGGGGACCCTCCGCACCGGCATGCCGGTGAAGATGATGGCCTCCGGGGCCCGATATGAGGTGCTGGAGTGCGGCCACCTCCTGCCCATCGGCATGGAGCCCTGCAAGGAGCTCATCGCCGGGGAAGTGGGATACTTTACCGCCTCCATCAAGGACGTAAAGGACACCCGGGTGGGAGACACCATCACCGGGGCCGAACGGCCCGCCGCTGAGGCCCTGCCCGGCTACCGCCCCGCCCGCCCGATGGTCTATTGCGGCATCTATACCGAGGACGGTTCCAAGTACCCCGACCTGCGGGACGCCCTGGAGAAGCTCCAGCTCAACGACGCCGCACTCTCCTTTGAGCCTGAATCCTCCGCCGCCTTGGGTTTCGGCTTCCGCTGCGGCTTTTTGGGGATGCTCCACATGGAGATCATCCAGGAGCGACTGGAGCGGGAGTTCGACCTGGATCTCATCACCACCCTCCCCTCCGTTATCTATGAGATCACCCGGACGGACGGTGAGGTGGTCCATGTGGACAACCCCCACAATTATCCCGATCCGGCCCTGATCGTCGAGGCCAGAGAACCCTATGCCAAGGTGACCATCCTCACCCCGCCGGAATTTGTGGGCAACATCATGCCCATGTGTCAGGAGCGCCGGGCTGAGTTCAAGGATATGCAGTATCTGGACACCAACCTGGTGGAGCTCCACTATTCCATGCCCCTCAATGAGATCATCTACGACTTTTTCGACACGCTCAAGGCCCGTACCAAGGGCTATGCCTCCCTGGACTATGAGGTGGACCAGTATCAGCCCAGCGAGCTGGTAAAGGTGGACCTGCTTCTCAACGGCGATCAGGTGGATGCGTTGAGCTTCATCGCCCATAAGGACAAGGCCTACGGCCGGGCCAGACGGCTTTGTGAGAAGCTCAAGGAGAATATCCCCCGCCAGCTTTTCGAGGTGCCCGTCCAGGCGGCCATCGGCGGCAAGGTCATCGCCCGGGAAACGGTGAAGGCCATGCGCAAGGACGTGCTGGCCAAATGCTACGGCGGCGACATCACCCGGAAGAAAAAGCTGCTGGAAAAGCAAAAAGAAGGCAAAAAGAGAATGCGGAGTCTGGGCACGGTGCAGATTCCCACGGAGGCGTTTATGGCGGTGCTCAAGCTGGACGAGGAGTAA
- a CDS encoding helix-turn-helix domain-containing protein, translating into MCSDFSRSLTLLRKEKGISQRSAAKDLGISQALLSHYENGIREPGLAFVVKACDYYGVSADYLLGRTLSRDGTTIVDAESLYDYSAEKDNVLRGSIMATLSKKLLVNSVGILFDLLGKVGSKEAIKACSDYLGTALYKMFRYLYRADGTNNEDFFAVPARQFITGTATIDMTCAEVAYVDALAARVKESGSLPPINHDVLTQTYPGAYQSLLQIVHNTGERITRRLIAYRTESK; encoded by the coding sequence ATGTGTTCGGACTTTTCCCGTTCCCTGACGCTGCTGAGAAAGGAGAAGGGGATCTCCCAGCGGTCGGCGGCCAAAGATCTGGGCATCAGCCAGGCCCTGCTGTCCCACTATGAAAATGGAATCCGGGAGCCCGGCCTTGCCTTTGTGGTAAAGGCCTGCGATTATTACGGCGTCTCCGCCGACTATCTGCTCGGCCGCACCCTGAGCCGTGACGGCACCACCATCGTGGATGCCGAGAGCCTGTACGATTACAGTGCCGAAAAGGACAATGTCCTGCGCGGCAGTATCATGGCCACCCTATCCAAAAAGCTGCTGGTAAATTCAGTGGGCATTCTCTTCGATCTGCTGGGCAAAGTGGGCAGCAAGGAGGCCATCAAAGCCTGTTCGGATTATTTGGGCACTGCGCTCTATAAGATGTTCCGCTACCTCTATCGGGCAGACGGTACCAACAACGAGGACTTCTTCGCCGTGCCTGCACGGCAGTTTATCACCGGCACCGCCACCATCGATATGACCTGTGCCGAGGTGGCCTATGTGGACGCGCTGGCCGCCCGGGTGAAGGAGTCGGGCAGCCTTCCGCCCATCAACCACGATGTGCTGACGCAGACCTATCCGGGCGCCTACCAATCTCTCCTGCAGATCGTCCACAATACAGGCGAGCGGATCACCCGCCGCCTGATCGCCTATCGCACCGAAAGCAAGTAG
- the pta gene encoding phosphate acetyltransferase, giving the protein MFENLIEKLKKNPTTLVFTEGTDARILEAASRLKKNGILEPLLIGVPEEVQAAAEKGGFDITDIRVIDPANYRRMDELVDKMVELRKGKMTPEECHAALLKGNYFGTMLVKMGVADALLGGATYSTADTVRPALQLVKTKPGNKSVSSSFVMIREKGDGTEEKYIMGDCAINIEPTAEEMAECAVECAHTARIFDIDPKVAMLSYSTKGSGKGENVDKVRTATELAKAAAPELDIDGELQFDAAFSPVVAQTKCKGSPVAGQANVFIFPEIQSGNIGYKIAQRLGGFAAYGPILQGLNAPINDLSRGCDAEEVYQMAIITAGLK; this is encoded by the coding sequence ATGTTTGAAAACCTGATTGAAAAGCTCAAAAAGAATCCCACGACGCTGGTCTTTACCGAGGGGACCGACGCCCGCATTCTGGAGGCGGCCTCCCGCCTGAAGAAGAACGGCATCCTGGAGCCCCTCCTCATCGGCGTCCCTGAGGAGGTGCAGGCCGCCGCGGAAAAGGGCGGCTTTGATATCACCGACATCCGTGTCATCGACCCCGCCAACTACCGCCGGATGGACGAGCTGGTGGACAAGATGGTGGAGCTCCGCAAGGGCAAGATGACACCGGAGGAGTGCCACGCCGCTCTGCTCAAGGGCAACTATTTCGGGACCATGCTGGTGAAGATGGGCGTGGCTGATGCCCTGCTGGGCGGCGCGACTTACTCCACCGCCGACACGGTGCGGCCCGCGCTGCAGCTGGTAAAGACCAAGCCCGGCAACAAGAGCGTATCCTCCAGCTTCGTGATGATCCGTGAGAAGGGCGACGGCACCGAAGAGAAGTATATCATGGGCGACTGCGCCATCAATATCGAGCCCACTGCCGAAGAGATGGCCGAGTGCGCGGTGGAGTGCGCCCACACGGCCAGAATTTTCGACATCGATCCCAAGGTGGCCATGCTTTCCTATTCCACCAAGGGCTCTGGCAAGGGTGAGAACGTGGATAAGGTCCGCACCGCCACTGAGCTGGCCAAGGCCGCCGCGCCTGAGTTGGACATCGACGGCGAGCTGCAGTTTGACGCCGCGTTCTCTCCCGTGGTGGCCCAGACCAAGTGCAAGGGCTCTCCGGTGGCCGGGCAGGCCAATGTGTTCATCTTCCCTGAGATCCAGTCCGGCAATATCGGGTATAAGATTGCCCAGAGGCTGGGTGGCTTTGCCGCGTACGGCCCCATTCTCCAGGGTCTGAACGCCCCCATCAACGACCTCTCCCGCGGCTGCGACGCCGAGGAGGTCTACCAGATGGCCATCATCACCGCGGGCCTGAAGTAA
- a CDS encoding nucleoside phosphorylase, which translates to MSLFDAYDPAPDAVLNPEDATRPIPGFPETVVITFQPSLVEAVAARPEAALLCRIPVFFQMPVYRLPAQGTELAVYQTLMGGAVSAAMLEEVIARGARKVVLFGSCGSLCRELPDGHLIVPTAAYRDEGVSYHYLPAEDYISLPTAPRTAEILRELGVPFALGRTWTTDALYRETRRNVARRKAEGCIAVDMECASLAAVCRFRGVAFHQFLYTEDNLDGAFWDPRLMGKLPQDAKEAYFRIALEIARRI; encoded by the coding sequence ATGAGTCTGTTTGACGCTTACGATCCCGCGCCCGACGCGGTATTGAACCCGGAGGACGCCACCCGCCCGATCCCGGGGTTTCCCGAGACCGTGGTCATCACCTTCCAACCCTCTTTGGTGGAGGCCGTTGCGGCCCGGCCGGAGGCGGCGCTCCTGTGCCGCATTCCGGTGTTCTTCCAGATGCCCGTCTACCGCCTCCCCGCCCAAGGGACGGAGCTGGCCGTCTACCAGACGCTGATGGGCGGGGCGGTGTCGGCGGCCATGCTGGAGGAGGTCATCGCCCGGGGCGCCCGGAAGGTCGTCCTCTTCGGCTCCTGCGGCTCGCTGTGCCGGGAACTTCCCGACGGACACCTGATCGTCCCCACGGCCGCCTATCGGGACGAGGGGGTGAGCTATCACTACCTCCCCGCCGAGGACTATATATCCCTCCCCACCGCGCCGCGGACGGCGGAGATCCTCCGGGAGCTGGGCGTCCCCTTTGCGCTGGGCAGGACCTGGACCACCGACGCCCTCTACCGGGAGACCCGCCGGAACGTGGCCCGGCGGAAGGCGGAGGGCTGCATCGCGGTGGACATGGAGTGCGCCTCCCTTGCGGCGGTGTGCCGGTTCCGGGGCGTTGCCTTTCACCAGTTCCTCTATACGGAGGACAATCTGGACGGAGCATTCTGGGACCCCCGCCTGATGGGAAAGCTCCCCCAGGACGCAAAAGAGGCCTATTTCAGGATCGCGCTGGAGATTGCCAGACGCATATGA
- a CDS encoding ATP-binding protein: MPYSESVLHSANARLALRRAAAERARQARQTEIYTKIPRVAEIDRLLRRTMAQVIAAALKDGGDPTAAIGAVRKRNTDLQAERDRLLAANGFPADALDEKPSCAKCGDTGWVGAAMCDCLKLLCTQEQIKELSQTLDFGEQTFELFDFSFYSDLDPDAKGRTTRQKMRGVYEICWDYAHRFGRTSINNLFLSGGTGLGKTFLSACIARTVSESGFSVVYDAAGTIFQQFEIQKFSRDDLDAKEARDGTRRYLGCDLLIMDDLGSEMTTPFVQAALYQIINSRLTANKRTVISSNLGIAEVRTRYTPQIASRLEGEYQFLRFFGQDIRLQRKQRL, translated from the coding sequence GTGCCCTACAGCGAGTCGGTACTGCACAGCGCAAACGCCCGTCTGGCTCTGCGCCGGGCCGCGGCGGAGCGGGCGCGCCAGGCGCGTCAGACAGAAATCTATACAAAGATCCCCCGTGTGGCGGAGATCGACCGGCTGCTCCGCCGTACCATGGCCCAGGTGATCGCCGCCGCCCTGAAGGACGGCGGCGACCCCACCGCCGCCATTGGAGCAGTCCGCAAGCGGAACACCGACCTCCAGGCGGAGCGGGACCGCCTGCTGGCGGCCAACGGATTCCCAGCCGACGCGCTGGACGAAAAGCCCTCCTGTGCAAAGTGCGGGGACACCGGCTGGGTGGGTGCAGCGATGTGCGACTGTCTCAAGCTGCTCTGCACCCAGGAGCAGATCAAGGAGCTCTCCCAGACCCTGGATTTCGGGGAGCAGACCTTCGAGCTTTTCGATTTTTCCTTTTACAGCGATCTGGACCCGGACGCCAAGGGGCGCACCACCCGCCAAAAGATGCGTGGGGTCTACGAGATCTGCTGGGACTATGCCCATCGATTCGGCCGTACCAGCATCAACAACCTGTTTTTGAGCGGCGGGACCGGTCTGGGAAAGACCTTTCTCTCCGCATGTATCGCCAGGACCGTCTCTGAAAGCGGCTTTTCCGTCGTCTACGACGCCGCCGGAACCATCTTTCAGCAATTTGAGATCCAGAAATTCTCCCGGGACGACCTGGATGCAAAGGAGGCCCGGGACGGCACCCGGCGGTATCTGGGCTGCGACCTGCTCATTATGGACGACCTGGGGAGCGAGATGACCACGCCCTTTGTGCAGGCCGCCCTGTATCAGATCATCAACTCCAGGCTGACCGCCAACAAGCGCACAGTCATCAGCTCAAATTTGGGGATCGCGGAGGTTCGGACCAGGTACACGCCTCAAATTGCCTCCAGGTTGGAGGGGGAATACCAGTTTCTGCGCTTTTTCGGCCAGGACATCCGCCTCCAGCGGAAGCAGCGGCTGTAA
- a CDS encoding DnaD domain protein, translating to MAASVLLPGGVISMTDAAADRLIRAGSGEAALLYLYLLRRGGVFEADGVRKALGWTAEQVRGAYQALANLGLVDKEADLAPTPTPPEPDGPPDYTAADIARELEGNSPFPALVRELERRLGRVLSTADLKLLYTIYDYLALPAEVVLLLTTWCIEETERKYGPGRRPRMSQIRKEAFVWHRLGVDTPEAADAHVRTLSALRDREKSILPRLGIAGRLPVEAERKYISSWVEMGFDDDAIALAYERTVLKKGSLVWPYMNSILKSWHQKGLHTLQQIKEGDSARKGSYPGGGAAAGTKKDEQSRIEEDLDWMDRYLEKTRGEAQ from the coding sequence ATGGCGGCCAGCGTATTGCTGCCGGGCGGTGTGATATCCATGACGGACGCGGCGGCAGACCGGCTGATTCGCGCAGGCAGCGGCGAGGCGGCGCTGCTGTATCTCTATCTTCTGCGCCGGGGCGGCGTTTTTGAGGCCGACGGAGTGCGCAAGGCCCTGGGTTGGACGGCGGAGCAGGTCCGCGGAGCCTATCAGGCCCTGGCGAACCTGGGCCTGGTGGACAAGGAGGCCGACCTCGCCCCCACACCCACCCCGCCGGAGCCGGACGGCCCTCCGGACTACACCGCAGCCGATATCGCCCGGGAGCTGGAGGGGAACAGCCCCTTCCCCGCACTGGTGCGGGAACTGGAGCGGCGGCTGGGCAGGGTGCTCTCCACCGCCGATCTCAAGCTGCTGTACACCATCTACGACTATCTGGCCCTGCCCGCGGAGGTGGTGCTCCTGCTCACCACATGGTGTATAGAGGAGACCGAACGGAAATATGGACCGGGCCGCAGACCCAGGATGTCCCAGATCAGGAAGGAGGCCTTTGTCTGGCACCGCCTGGGCGTGGATACTCCCGAGGCGGCGGATGCCCACGTGCGCACGCTCTCCGCGCTGCGGGACCGTGAAAAGTCCATTCTGCCCCGCCTGGGCATCGCGGGCCGCCTGCCGGTGGAGGCTGAGCGGAAATATATCTCCTCCTGGGTGGAGATGGGCTTCGACGACGACGCCATCGCCCTGGCCTACGAACGCACCGTGCTCAAAAAGGGATCCCTGGTCTGGCCCTATATGAACTCCATCCTGAAAAGCTGGCATCAGAAGGGCCTCCACACCCTCCAGCAGATCAAGGAGGGGGATTCCGCACGGAAGGGGTCCTACCCGGGCGGCGGGGCTGCGGCCGGCACAAAAAAAGATGAACAGAGCCGCATCGAGGAGGACCTGGACTGGATGGACCGGTATCTGGAGAAAACAAGAGGGGAGGCGCAATAA
- a CDS encoding cell division protein ZapA, with the protein MKNKVTVSIAGQSYTLVASEDAGYMEKVAAHVDAKIQEVLDESKVSLVDGAVLGALNIADEYFKEVEASENLRRQLKEYLEEATKMKMELSEAKREIFKLQNKK; encoded by the coding sequence GTGAAAAACAAAGTTACCGTCTCAATCGCCGGGCAGAGCTATACCCTGGTGGCTTCCGAGGACGCCGGGTACATGGAAAAGGTGGCCGCCCATGTGGACGCCAAGATCCAGGAGGTGCTGGACGAATCCAAGGTCTCCCTGGTGGACGGCGCCGTGCTGGGCGCGCTGAACATCGCCGACGAGTACTTCAAAGAGGTGGAGGCGTCGGAAAACCTGCGCCGCCAGCTCAAGGAATACCTGGAGGAGGCCACCAAGATGAAGATGGAGCTCTCCGAGGCTAAGCGGGAGATCTTCAAGCTGCAGAACAAGAAATAG
- a CDS encoding U32 family peptidase → MLELLAPAGSPEAVTAAVQAGADAVYLGYGDFNARRNAKNFSLEELAAAVSYCHVRGAKVFLTLNTLVSDRELPAAARTAAEAAEAGVDAVLIQDLGVLRMLRQVAPRLAIHGSTQLTVHSLDGVRRCAELGMARVVLSRELSRDAIEHICLNSPIEIETFAHGALCMCYSGQCFFSSVIGGRSGNRGLCAQPCRLKYGWGERADANPLSLKDMSLAGHIQELKKLGVKCLKIEGRMKRPEYVSVVTGIYARAIRESREPTPEELAQLEAAFSRQGFTDGYYLDRKGPEMFGVREESPEPRELFAQARTQYQSGERQCVGVVFYAMIRPGEPVQVAVQDEEGHTVTASGPVPETARTRPLTAETVEKQLSRTGGTPFLCTRVRALVEPELSVPVAALNALRREVLQGLARERGTPAAPELGTFHAGVRYENRREPPVLTMSLRRADQLTRELTELRPALLYLPLEEAAAHPEAVRLALEGGRVGVTLPRVCWDREREELRRQLAVVRDLGVTDALVGTLDLIAPAREAGLALRGDFGLGVYNAQSLKEYKRFGFASCTASFELKLAQIRDLSKCIDLEMLVYGRLPLMLTENCIIRNRSGRCACGNPNLLTDRKGERFPVVKAPGCRNEILNAKKLFLADKQADYRRAGIWGARLLFTTENPRECVQVAERYLGRGRYEPNDFTRGLYYRDVE, encoded by the coding sequence ATGCTGGAACTTCTCGCACCCGCCGGTTCGCCGGAGGCCGTCACCGCGGCGGTCCAGGCCGGCGCCGACGCGGTCTATCTGGGATACGGGGACTTTAACGCCCGCCGTAATGCGAAGAACTTCTCCCTGGAGGAGCTTGCGGCGGCGGTTTCTTACTGCCATGTGCGGGGCGCCAAGGTATTTCTCACCCTGAACACCCTGGTTTCCGACCGGGAGCTCCCCGCCGCAGCCCGGACGGCCGCCGAGGCCGCCGAGGCGGGGGTGGACGCGGTGCTCATCCAGGACCTGGGGGTCCTGCGGATGCTCCGCCAGGTGGCTCCCCGCCTTGCCATCCACGGGTCCACACAGCTGACCGTCCACAGCCTGGACGGCGTCCGCCGCTGCGCGGAGCTGGGCATGGCCCGGGTGGTCCTCTCCAGGGAACTCAGCCGGGACGCCATTGAGCACATTTGTCTCAACTCTCCCATTGAGATTGAGACCTTCGCCCACGGAGCCCTGTGTATGTGTTACTCCGGCCAGTGTTTCTTCTCCTCCGTCATCGGCGGGCGCTCCGGCAACCGGGGGCTGTGTGCCCAGCCGTGCCGGCTCAAGTACGGCTGGGGGGAACGGGCCGACGCCAACCCCCTCTCCCTCAAGGATATGTCCCTGGCCGGACACATTCAGGAGCTCAAAAAGCTGGGGGTCAAGTGCCTTAAGATCGAGGGCCGCATGAAGCGGCCGGAGTACGTCTCTGTGGTCACGGGGATCTATGCCCGGGCCATCCGGGAAAGCCGGGAGCCCACGCCGGAGGAGCTGGCCCAGTTGGAGGCCGCCTTTTCCCGGCAGGGCTTTACCGACGGCTATTACCTGGACCGGAAGGGGCCGGAGATGTTCGGCGTCCGGGAGGAGAGCCCGGAGCCCCGGGAGCTCTTTGCCCAGGCCAGGACTCAGTACCAGAGCGGGGAGCGGCAGTGCGTGGGTGTGGTGTTCTACGCCATGATCCGCCCCGGCGAGCCCGTGCAGGTGGCGGTCCAGGACGAGGAGGGGCACACCGTCACCGCCTCCGGTCCGGTGCCGGAGACGGCGCGGACCCGGCCGCTCACCGCCGAGACGGTGGAGAAACAGCTCTCCCGCACCGGCGGCACGCCCTTCCTGTGTACCCGGGTCCGTGCGCTGGTGGAACCGGAGCTCTCCGTGCCTGTGGCCGCCCTCAACGCCCTGCGGCGGGAGGTGCTGCAGGGGCTTGCGCGGGAACGCGGCACACCCGCCGCGCCCGAGCTGGGGACCTTTCACGCCGGTGTGCGGTATGAGAACCGCCGGGAGCCACCCGTCCTCACCATGTCTTTGCGCCGGGCCGACCAGCTCACCCGCGAGCTGACGGAGCTCCGCCCCGCCCTGCTCTATCTCCCCCTGGAGGAGGCCGCCGCCCATCCGGAGGCCGTCCGCCTGGCCCTGGAAGGAGGACGGGTGGGGGTCACGCTGCCGCGGGTCTGCTGGGACCGCGAGCGGGAGGAGCTGCGCAGACAGTTGGCGGTGGTCCGGGATCTGGGCGTGACCGACGCCCTGGTGGGCACGCTGGACCTGATCGCCCCGGCCCGGGAGGCTGGGCTCGCCCTGCGGGGAGATTTCGGGCTGGGGGTCTACAACGCGCAGAGTCTGAAGGAGTACAAGCGCTTCGGTTTTGCTTCCTGCACCGCCTCCTTTGAGCTCAAGCTGGCCCAGATCCGGGACCTCTCCAAGTGTATCGATCTGGAGATGCTGGTGTACGGCAGGCTCCCGCTGATGCTCACGGAGAACTGCATCATTCGGAACCGCTCCGGCCGCTGTGCCTGCGGCAATCCCAATCTGCTCACAGACCGGAAGGGAGAGCGGTTCCCGGTGGTGAAGGCGCCGGGCTGTCGGAACGAGATTTTGAACGCCAAGAAGCTGTTCCTCGCGGACAAGCAGGCGGACTACCGCCGCGCCGGTATCTGGGGAGCCCGGCTGCTCTTCACCACGGAAAATCCCCGGGAGTGCGTCCAGGTGGCGGAACGGTATCTGGGCAGAGGACGGTATGAGCCCAACGACTTTACCCGGGGGCTCTATTACCGGGATGTGGAATAA